Proteins from a genomic interval of Scomber scombrus chromosome 11, fScoSco1.1, whole genome shotgun sequence:
- the selenop2 gene encoding selenoprotein Pb, giving the protein MYSLLSLWLCAALPGLLYASHDTLMVEGDNTATRICKPAPNWSIKGKAPMQELLGNVVVVALLKASUQFCLTQATNIGGLRAKLHRSNLTDVSFMIVNEKEAKSRAMYWELKRRAPSGVPVYQQTPFQNDVWEELDGDKDDFLVYDRCGLLTFHIVLPYSFLHYPYVEAGVRATYHKNICNCSVNSTSSSGRNSIMTNETVQYNINQPTALPTIEVDPEEPDVGNTPPGSTHHHSHDHHHPPRQHDQHQPHQHHHHHNTTHQDQSQHQQDTNQNKTQSHHSPHPSHHHHNHHHHPHHH; this is encoded by the exons ATGTACTCTCTCTTGTCGCTGTGGCTGTGCGCGGCCCTGCCAGGTCTGCTGTACGCCTCACACGACACTCTGATGGTGGAGGGGGACAATACTGCCACCAGGATTTGCAAACCCGCCCCCAACTGGTCCATAAAGGGAAAGGCACCCATGCAGGAGCTGCTGGGAAATGTAGTGGTGGTGGCCCTGCTGAAGGCCAGCTGACAGTTCTGTCTCACTCAGGCCACCAA CATTGGAGGCCTGCGTGCCAAGCTGCACCGCAGCAACCTGACAGATGTGTCTTTCATGATAGTAAATGAGAAAGAGGCGAAATCCAGAGCCATGTACTGGGAGCTAAAGAGAAGAGCCCCGTCTGGTGTTCCAGTGTACCAACAGACTCCCTTTCAAAATGACGTATGGGAGGAGTTGGATGGTGACAAAGATGACTTCCTGGTCTATGATAG GTGTGGTCTCCTCACCTTCCACATAGTACTACCGTACAGCTTCCTGCACTACCCATATGTAGAGGCTGGAGTCAGAGCCACCTATCACAAAAATATCTGCAATTGCTCT GTTAATTCCACTTCATCAAGCGGCAGGAACAGCATCATGACGAACGAGACAGTGCAGTATAACATCAACCAACCAACTGCATTACCCACAATTGAAGTGGACCCTGAGGAACCAGACGTGGGAAACACGCCCCCTGGATCGACTCACCACCACAGCCAcgatcatcatcatcctcctcgtCAACACGACCAGCATCAGCCTCATcaacaccaccatcatcataatACCACTCATCAGGATCAATCCCAACATCAGCAAGATACAAATCAGAATAAAACTCAAAGTCATCACTCTCCCCATCCAAGTCACCACCACCataaccaccaccaccatccgCATCATCATTAG